In the Brucella anthropi ATCC 49188 genome, one interval contains:
- a CDS encoding queuosine precursor transporter, whose translation MSIETPSYSRLMPAILAMCVAVAASNILVQYPFQHFGLGEVLTYGAFTYPIAFLVNDLTNRRFGPAAARKVVYAGFVLGVIMSVWLATPRIAIASGSAFLLAQLMDITVFDRLRRKTWWKAPFAAAMFGSVLDTILFFSIAFAAGFAWIDRLTGMPDSSLAEPASFLGLGVPLWASLAFGDFFVKVIMGTLMLIPYGAILAVFAPTLYAPNRTNAG comes from the coding sequence ATGTCAATCGAGACACCTTCTTATTCCCGGCTTATGCCTGCGATACTGGCCATGTGCGTGGCGGTTGCCGCGTCGAACATACTTGTCCAGTATCCATTCCAGCATTTCGGCCTCGGTGAAGTGCTGACCTACGGCGCCTTCACCTACCCCATCGCCTTTCTGGTCAATGACCTGACGAATCGCCGCTTCGGCCCCGCTGCTGCGCGCAAGGTCGTCTATGCCGGTTTCGTGCTTGGCGTCATCATGTCGGTCTGGCTCGCCACGCCGCGTATCGCGATTGCCTCCGGCTCCGCCTTCCTTCTCGCACAGCTGATGGACATCACAGTCTTCGACCGCCTGCGTCGCAAGACCTGGTGGAAGGCTCCCTTTGCTGCCGCCATGTTCGGTTCGGTGCTCGATACAATCCTGTTCTTCTCGATTGCCTTCGCAGCCGGTTTCGCCTGGATCGACAGGCTGACCGGAATGCCCGATTCGTCGCTTGCCGAACCTGCATCCTTCCTCGGCCTTGGCGTGCCGCTCTGGGCCTCGCTTGCTTTCGGCGACTTCTTCGTGAAGGTCATTATGGGAACGCTGATGCTGATCCCCTATGGCGCAA